A genomic stretch from Setaria viridis chromosome 1, Setaria_viridis_v4.0, whole genome shotgun sequence includes:
- the LOC117843690 gene encoding two-component response regulator ORR24 gives MTVEEVKLQAKANGGHGAKDQFPVGMRVLAVDDDPTCLKVLENLLLRCQYHVTTTGQAATALKLLREKKDQFDLVISDVHMPDMDGFKLLELVGLEMDLPVIMLSANGETQTVMKGITHGACDYLLKPVRIEQLRTIWQHVVRRKSSDAKNHGNDNDDSDKKLQLASAEGDNGGVNRNKRTSRKGRDDNGDDGDDSDDSNENGDSSTQKKPRVVWSVELHRKFVAAVNQLGIDKAVPKKILDLMNVENITRENVASHLQKYRLYLKRLSADASRQANLTAAFGGRNPAYVNMGLEAFRHYNAYGRYRPVPTTNHSQSNNLLARMNSPAFGMHGLLPSQPLQIGHTQNNMSTSLGNVGGMNSGNLIRGAHMPLQDSSKCFPTGPSGNSFPNISNSTALVPTNNLPLQSLEPSNQQHLGRMHSSSADPFNSFVGESPQFPDLGRCNTTWPTAVSSSNIHELGQKDSMPQPNLRANGPKLEPLSSFTEASSQIPLLGNEMQSQVASLASNGLPMPFNQEAVPFAYRSSTNSRDMLNNNLALSNSGINSSLPNLRIDNSMVPRQTLDGGNSGGVPPLQDGRIDQQAVNSQLNYNNDLMGTSRLQRGLSGGLDDIVVDMFRPDRSDDSIPFIDGDWELV, from the exons ATGACCGTGGAGGAGGTGAAGCTGCAGGCGAAGGCCAACGGTGGGCATGGGGCCAAGGACCAGTTCCCCGTCGGCATGCGCGtgctcgccgtcgacgacgacccCACCTGCCTCAAGGTCCTCGAGAACCTCTTGCTTCGCTGCCAGTATCACG TGACAACAACTGGGCAGGCAGCCACAGCCCTGAAGCTGTTGAGGGAGAAGAAGGACCAGTTTGACCTTGTGATCAGTGATGTCCACATGCCGGACATGGATGGTTTCAAGCTCCTTGAGCTTGTGGGCCTCGAGATGGACCTCCCGGTCATTA TGTTGTCTGCAAATGGGGAGACACAAACAGTCATGAAGGGTATCACCCATGGAGCATGTGACTACCTGCTGAAGCCAGTGCGTATTGAGCAGTTGAGGACAATATGGCAGCATGTGGTTAGGCGGAAGAGTTCTGATGCCAAGAACCATGGCAATGATAACGATGATTCTGACAAGAAGTTGCAGTTGGCTAGTGCTGAAGGTGACAATGGTGGCGTCAATCGCAACAAGAGAACTTCACGCAAGGGTAGGGATGACAATGGAGACGACGGTGATGATTCTGATGACAGTAATGAGAATGGAGACTCCTCAACCCAGAAGAAGCCACGGGTTGTGTGGTCTGTTGAGTTGCACCGAAAGTTCGTGGCTGCTGTGAACCAGCTTGGCATTGACA AGGCTGTTCCGAAGAAAATATTGGATCTCATGAATGTTGAGAACATCACAAGGGAGAATGTTGCGAGTCATTTGCAG AAGTATCGGCTGTATCTGAAAAGACTTAGTGCTGATGCGAGTCGGCAGGCCAATCTAACTGCTGCATTTGGAGGAAGGAACCCTGCTTATGTTAACATGGGGCTCGAAGCCTTCAGGCACTACAACGCATATGGGAGATATCGGCCAGTCCCAACCACTAACCATTCACAGTCAAACAACCTTCTTGCAAGGATGAACTCTCCTGCATTTGGGATGCATGGTTTGCTGCCTTCGCAGCCACTTCAGATTGGACACACCCAGAATAATATGAGCACTTCCTTGGGCAATGTTGGTGGGATGAACAGTGGTAACCTGATCAGGGGTGCTCATATGCCACTGCAGGATAGTAGCAAATGCTTTCCTACTGGTCCTTCCGGTAACTCTTTTCCAAATATATCAAACAGCACAGCATTGGTTCCAACGAATAACTTGCCATTACAGTCTCTTGAGCCAAGCAACCAGCAACACCTTGGTCGCATGCACTCTTCTTCTGCCGACCCATTTAACTCATTTGTTGGTGAGTCTCCCCAGTTTCCAGACCTTGGAAGATGCAACACCACCTGGCCAACTGCAGTTTCATCATCGAACATTCATGAACTTGGTCAGAAGGACAGCATGCCCCAACCAAACCTGCGTGCAAATGGCCCCAAGCTTGAGCCTCTCTCAAGTTTTACAGAAGCATCCAGTCAGATTCCTTTGCTGGGCAATGAAATGCAGAGCCAGGTAGCGTCACTAGCTAGTAACGGTCTTCCAATGCCCTTCAATCAGGAAGCGGTGCCATTCGCATACAGAAGCAGCACCAACTCAAGAGACATGCTGAATAACAACCTTGCGCTTAGTAATTCAGGCATCAACTCTTCTTTGCCAAACCTTCGCATAGACAATTCTATGGTTCCGAGGCAGACACTGGATGGTGGTAATTCAGGTGGTGTTCCCCCTTTGCAAGATGGCAGAATTGATCAGCAAGCTGTTAATAGTCAGCTAAACTATAACAACGATCTGATGGGGACAAGTAGGCTGCAAAGGGGACTCAGTGGTGGTCTGGATGACATTGTTGTCGACATGTTTCGGCCG GACCGCTCAGACGACAGCATCCCCTTCATTGACGGGGACTGGGAGCTGGTCTAG